In marine bacterium B5-7, a single genomic region encodes these proteins:
- the icmP gene encoding phosphoesterase produces the protein MPPPAASGGQQQDSSYSALWMTLGLFLLCGVVWYYFHAQIVTFLFRVKLMEIKLLSPIVPRLHAVAQIIQDTSASSVSFQQLSMVSEAVGRYLRYPLGLLMGGLTVWMYFSNPITRFHRTHSMKTLLASEKGNWPQIMPVSNLDLVKEHVEKGRWAIAMNPLQFCKRFDLLLEELDPSIYDPRIKRTATLIREKAETVFSVQLGAPFRGVEHMPIHLQALFAAFAAKANEDRDSTEKLFDQIALSAATGKLDFSGVRPILRKHMKLKAVRRAMGSHAYELTLMASMLQLARTDGVLASADFLWLKPLDRRTWFMLNAVGRQTSVPEVAGAFAHWKTELLFGRPLPIPMVKTAVDALDEELESVIYKPEETDE, from the coding sequence ATGCCTCCTCCAGCAGCCTCTGGTGGCCAACAGCAAGACAGTTCTTATTCCGCACTCTGGATGACCCTTGGTCTCTTCCTTCTATGTGGCGTGGTTTGGTATTACTTTCATGCGCAGATTGTTACTTTTTTATTTCGCGTAAAACTGATGGAAATCAAATTACTGAGCCCAATCGTGCCGCGTTTACATGCGGTTGCACAAATTATTCAGGACACGTCAGCAAGTAGCGTGAGCTTTCAGCAACTCAGTATGGTCAGTGAAGCTGTGGGTCGGTACTTACGATACCCCTTGGGTTTATTGATGGGCGGTTTGACCGTATGGATGTATTTTAGTAATCCTATTACACGTTTCCACCGTACCCACTCTATGAAAACCTTATTAGCGAGTGAAAAAGGTAATTGGCCGCAAATTATGCCGGTTTCCAACTTGGATCTTGTGAAAGAACATGTGGAAAAAGGGCGTTGGGCCATTGCGATGAATCCGCTGCAATTCTGTAAACGTTTTGACTTATTGTTGGAAGAGCTCGATCCCAGTATATATGATCCCCGTATTAAACGTACGGCGACGTTAATCCGTGAAAAAGCAGAGACGGTGTTTTCTGTGCAGTTGGGCGCACCTTTTCGTGGCGTAGAGCATATGCCTATTCATTTACAAGCCTTATTCGCGGCCTTTGCGGCAAAAGCGAATGAAGATCGAGATTCTACTGAAAAGTTGTTTGATCAAATTGCTTTATCTGCGGCAACGGGAAAATTAGACTTTTCTGGTGTACGTCCTATCTTGCGAAAACATATGAAACTCAAAGCCGTTCGTCGCGCGATGGGCTCACATGCTTATGAGCTAACATTGATGGCGTCGATGTTACAGCTGGCACGTACGGATGGTGTTTTAGCATCAGCAGATTTTTTATGGTTAAAACCGTTGGATAGACGTACTTGGTTTATGTTGAATGCTGTGGGTCGTCAGACTTCTGTCCCTGAAGTGGCTGGTGCATTTGCGCATTGGAAAACCGAACTTTTGTTTGGTCGGCCGTTGCCAATTCCAATGGTGAAAACGGCGGTGGATGCTTTAGATGAAGAATTAGAATCAGTTATCTA